In Podospora pseudocomata strain CBS 415.72m chromosome 4, whole genome shotgun sequence, the genomic stretch GGCCCCCAGCCGCAAGTATGCTTGTGCATTTGGACAATATCGCCATGCACAAACGAGCTCCGGTTCAACAGGCCATTGCGGTAAGGTCGTATCAGTTCTCTGCACAGTGATCTTCTTGTTACTAAACCGGTCTTTTTTCTGCCAGGACATCCGCATGGAAATGAAACATCTGTTTCGGTCGTACCTCAAGGCTCCGGTTTCAAGGAATTCGAACCACCCTCTCTGATTGGCGCAGCATCTGAAGGTGGCAGCAATGTTTTCCGTATGCCGTACTTTGCCCAGGAGGCCTTCCTTGCTCAGTCGCCGCAGTTCTACAAACAATTCGAGATTGCTGGGGGGAGAAAACGCGTGTTCAGCATCGCACCAGTTTTCCGCGCCGAGAATTCCAACACTCCCCGCCACATGACTGAATTTACGGGGCTCGATCTCGAAATGGAAATTCGTAATGACTACAGCGAGGTTCTATATCTTCTGGAAGGGGTTCTTCTTTATATATTCCGCCAAGTCTACCGGATTTTCAAGGACGAGATTGAACTCGTCCGCTCCGTCTACCCGTCTAGCGAGATACTTTTGCCCGAACCTGGCCAGGAGGTTCGCCTAACGTTTACACAGGCTCAACAACTTCTTCGCGAGGAAGGGCCGGCGGAGTTCCGTCATGTGCGCGATGACGAGGATATGAGTACACCACAGGAGAAGGCACTCGGCGCCTTGGTGAGGCAGAAGTTCAATACGGACTTTTACGTCGTCGACAAGTTTCCCGAAACTGCCAGGCCGTTCTATGCAAAGCTGGACGACACGGCAGCGGAAGGCTCAGCTGAAGGTGCTGTCAAGGTCACGAATGCGTTCGACATGTTTCTGCGAGGACAGGAGATCCTCTCTGGTGGGCAGCGCATCAACCATCCGGACGAGCTGGAGGTCCGCATCAGGGCTAAAGGTATTGATCCCGCGAGTCCTGGTATCGATGGTTATGTTCAGGTGTTCCGCCAGGTTGGTGTGCCGCCCcatggcggtggcggtaTTGGCCTTGACCGCATCGTTGCGTGGTACCTGGGCCTTCCGAGCGTTCACCTCGCGGCTTACTATCCGAGGACTCCGCGAAGACTGTTGCCATGAAGGGCTGGCCAAAGTGGGATATTTTGTTTTGTGGTCTAGTTTTGAAAGTATTGAGCCAATGGGTGTTCCTAAGCCATCGATCCAAAGCCAGGGTTTCATCTACAGGCTTGCCAGGTCAAAGATGAGGTATGACCCAAGACCGACAATAGATGTGCTCGAATATGATCAAATGTCATTGTTGTGCTTCTGATATGATTTCTAGGATGCAAAGCGGCCATCAGCCACCTCTCAGCAAAAGTCTCGGTCCAGACCAGACCAGTTCACTTATCACCCTGCAcatcagccatcatcaccacacgAGGTTGATGTACACGCTACGAAAGAAATCACTGAGTCCAGAGCAGAGTCCAGGAAATAACCGACAGCGAAGGCGAAAGGCAACGCTGGAAGCTGCCCTGGAAAtttggcggcggtgggggttCAAAATGAGGGGTGACGTTGACCTGGCCGGACTTTGTTCCGCTGTCTCGTGGGTTGGAGTAGGCGCGCCCTTGAACTAACAAGGCCCGATTTGTCAGACCGCGCCATGCCTTCCAGATTGGTACTACAGCAGCTTACCAAATGCAACAAAGTCAGAAGGATTCATACAAAATCAGACAGGTCGCTGCCTAAATTATTGAACTCGATCCATATCTATCTCGTGATGATTCAACATATATGTTGTTTTATTCTTTCAGGTTGCTTTGcttgaccacctcctcttGCATCGTGCCAACCATACTAGGACTCTCCCCTGAACCCTTAGCTTTCGATTTCCTGAACAAAGCTGGAATCGTCGCAGGTACCTCGAGTTTTGAATATCTCATCAGAATGGCGACGCTCCACGAACAAGTCAAGGGTTGGCATGAAGGCGAGCGAGCAATCCATACGCTGCTCAAGGTGCCTACCTCGAGCAGAGAGAATCCCTACCAATGTTGGCCTTTCCTGGTCTCATGGCGACCGAGTCAGCGCTTCGCCCCTTGTTGCCATTGGGACAGTAGATGAGCAAGGTCGTCCGTGGACTTCCATCTGGGGTGGTGAGCGCAACTTTGCACGACAGATCAGCCATGACAAGCTTGCTATGGCAAGTCTTGTCGACAAATGCCACGACCCCGTCGTCAAATCGCTCGGCTTAGATCGTCTTGCGGATGGTGAAGTGGGCCAGACCTCTGGAGAC encodes the following:
- a CDS encoding hypothetical protein (EggNog:ENOG503NUP6; COG:J), whose translation is MDEAAPPSKKAAKKAEAKARKEALKAQRADARQAPSSAVELDDPAKGFYGQAPTTPIVFSSSAEDISLRNFSNGNVEGKTIILRAWLQTSRTQSAKMAFVELREEGNWTIQGVATATSEPPSRSHPSRPMVRWIAGINPESFVVVESEVQRPIEPVKRCRVSNFELRITRCYLLAPAPAILGMTLAAANRPVVDFDDEAIGAKAGVKEEEETDKKGPPAASMLVHLDNIAMHKRAPVQQAIAEFEPPSLIGAASEGGSNVFRMPYFAQEAFLAQSPQFYKQFEIAGGRKRVFSIAPVFRAENSNTPRHMTEFTGLDLEMEIRNDYSEVLYLLEGVLLYIFRQVYRIFKDEIELVRSVYPSSEILLPEPGQEVRLTFTQAQQLLREEGPAEFRHVRDDEDMSTPQEKALGALVRQKFNTDFYVVDKFPETARPFYAKLDDTAAEGSAEGAVKVTNAFDMFLRGQEILSGGQRINHPDELEVRIRAKGIDPASPGIDGYVQVFRQVGVPPHGGGGIGLDRIVAWYLGLPSVHLAAYYPRTPRRLLP